The DNA window CACTAGttttaatggaaaaactaataacgatactttaatccaaattatgagcGGGTTATatatactccctccctttttttataactgacgtttaaggttttgcacaccaattaagaaaagtttttcattgcttaaatctgtacactactttccttttgtaccctcattaattatccaattcacccatgttttctctcactagagtaCTAAATGGTGCTATTTTACTAGGCCAAAAGCAATGCAAACTAACTCCCACGAAAATTggagtagtaattaagaaccctgtattggaaaagagagataaaatggtaaaattgtgaaaaaataattaatactgtatggggataataaaacgacagataaaagtacactagagcaaatttcttaaacgtcagttataaaaaaagggagggagtaggTTTTTAAACCATAGAAGGGTTATGTGATAAAGTATCAGATCACAGGAGGGTAAAAGGTAATTTGCCctaaaaaaaaggcaaaagatgaagaagaaaaaaacaagaattaagAAAGGGGAGAAACATATTATTGGTAAATTGGCTGCAAGATCCAAATGCGTTGCTTTCACTTAGTCATGATTGTCAATCTGTCAATATTTTTTAatctttaaaaaacaaaaagatttCTCTGAGTTACTAATGCTCAAAGGACAATAAAATGAAAAGGCAAAAAGTAATGTTTAACGTTTGGAGAAAGGCAAGTTTATATGTTGCAGTGGAGATTGAACAAACTAGTAATTTGAAAGCACTAAGCAATACCGTACAGTGATTCCAGAAATGGATAAGAACTACAAATTCATTGTTCATCCAAAATGTTGCTGTAAATTTCCCACTAAAATTGGTCAATAGCAGAGACTGGAGCATACAGATTCTCCTCCACTGGCTGCCTCTTTTTGCATTCATGGTAGAACAGGGTGAACACCACAAATAAAGACAACTTCATCAGGCAAAATGAGCAAATCTTTGCAATTTTCATTGTCAATCCAACCAATTTCACTTGGTTAGCGGGCAAGATAAAGAAGGTCAGATAGATTGCACCACTTGCAAACATCAAGAGCGTCATCAGAACACAACCCTGCAATCTTTTACCTTTCATGAGCTCGCTGGCTTTGTCTATTGCCTTTAGTCCAGACAAATTCTCTTCCATCACAGAAGCCACAAGGCTCAGCATCCACAAAGCAGAGATATAAATACAGTAGCACACACCAAAAATTAGCAGTGTCCAGTCAAGAACAGTCAGGAGAGGACCTTCAGTCATCACTCCAGACAAATTCTCTTCCATCACAGAAGCCACAAGGCTCAGCATCCACAAAGCAGAGATATAAATACAGTAGCACACACCAAAAATTAGCAGTGTCCAGTCAAGAACAGTCAGGAGAGGACCTTCAGTCATCACTCCTGTTACTCCAATTAATATGAACTAGGAGGCATGAACCGCGCCCTGCGCGGTGATAATTTATTATGGATGCCCATAAAACATATGTAGCATGtatataattttgaaaataaaaaggaCATTGACTTTATTAGATGTAATAAGTTGGAATAACAAAAGTAACAGCTAGGACAGAAGGAATGTTTGTTGCTTAAAACTCCAAAGGCTAAAGAACTATACAAAGATCTAGGCTTTAGAAACGCAGAAACAAAACAAAGTTTAGTAATTGTCCAGTGAATGAATCGTCTAAGTAACAAACATGTGGTCTATAGTTTACATATCACTATTCCAAATACTACTGCTGCCTAAGAACTCAGCCCAAGAAGAAAGGCTCTGAGCTGGCAGCATAACAAAGCATcccaaagaaaattttttaaaaagaacaGAACCACTAAATGCTATTAGTATCAATAGCATATAAGCCTCAAAACTAATACCGACGCCACTACAAGCTCAAAGAAGTTCACGAGCTGACAAGATAGCACAAGAAATAAGCATCCAAAAACAACCTCTCTAAACTGGGTAGCAAGCAACAACAGTGTATTTAGTGCACGTCACTTTGTTGAACACATCGGATGAACGCTTAAAATAGCATAGGAGCCTGGTCAGTTCAATTCGACAAGCCACACGATGGTACAACTTAAAGGTCTGCAAAAAGGTTGAATCGAAATAAAGTGGCAATTCAAGAATCCATGTACAGAAATCAGACCATTAAAATTGCATAAAAGAAAGTTCATTAATGacaaatccaaatgacctgGCTACATAGTTGAACAATCTCCAAGTTCAGGTATCTATGCATGAGAATAGAGCAACACATAACCTCATTGTAAGCAGCCTCAAACATGTCAAGCGCGCTAACACCAATCAGCTTCTCAGCTTCGACACCTAATGCAATAACATTTACACACCCAGTATCATCATGAAAAGTGAGCCGGATCCATGCTCTAtaacaaaaataacattaaccaccaaaaaaaaggaaatcaaGGAATacatagggtttttaaaaacTAATAACTAATAACAAATCCACGGTGCACCTAGGGAAATCAAACATTCCCTGACCTCAACCAAGGTATACAAATAGTCTTATATGTTGACAAGACACCCTCAATTGATTTTAGTTTTCTCACGTGGCACGATACCGTTAGGGTAAAAGATTGGAGGTACAAACAAAAGTGACACGAAAAATCAACATAATTtcttttcacaaaaaatcaagATGCAGAGGGGAATGCAATATTGGCCATACATCTTTAACAAGAGCTCTGTGTTATTATAGCAATCAAACTTCCAGATAAGAGTTTTGGAGCCACGAAAACAGGCAATTTCGCATTTCAGACACATGCAAacatttaattcttgtttatcAATGAAGGAACATTATTACAGTTGCAATGTACATTTTTTGTGTGCTAAAATGTCTAGAATTAAAAAATTTCATCCTCCATTTGCAAAGCCTTCTATTGCATGATACAGTTCCTGCCAAAATCCAGATGCAGCAGTGATTTGATACTACAAACAACTTAACTAAGAGAAACAGCTCCTTAGCAGTATCAAGAACAACTGAACATTTAGTATTCATGCCAGACTGCAGATTTACCAAAATGATCTCATAGCATTATACCTGATCAATATTGAACAAGCTAAACGTTTAAAAAAGTTTCCTCGTCTAATGTAGCTCAGGACATAGAAAACAATGCATGCAATAAATCTTATAGAATAATCAGTGGGTAGAAGCAACCTTTTTTGTAGacaaatcctttttttttttttgcaccgGCTTCTTCACAGTCGACCCAAACACTTCATACttaataaaaaggaaaatgttTAACAATCAAAAGCTGTCCCATTCCATTTCCAgtagcaaaaaaaataaaaataattgtcTAGTTTATGGAGTAAATCTTGCACCTGAGTACATGAACTATTAACCCAATGCAGGAAAGGTCAACTGCACATTAATTAAAGTACTGCAATTCAAATAGAACTAACATGAAACGGGGATACCTCTAATCAAATGCATAGGGATCATCTGCATAAGGATTCAGAGATCCTTCTGAAAACAGATCACCTATATTAGATGAATTTGTATGAACTTGTCCCTTTGTTCCCTATCATGAAATTCCAATCACAAATGTCAGTACACATAACATAAAATTATATGTGACCGTAATCACAAGGCATCTTGCAGTGTACAGAGACAAACTTCATCACATACAGTTAAATTTCTCCTTGTTTCTACTTTACCTTGCTCAGGTTAACCAATTGCTCTGTTTCATTGCATTAATCTATTAGTAATCAcaacttaatcctaaatgataTGAATAAGAGTAACACCATTTCAAGGTAAGAGAATTTCGTGACCACGATTATTGTCTGTCTAGTACACCCCATTCATCAAAAATAGGCAAAAATCATACTTCTTGTTGGGTGAGACATGACTGACACTCCACAAAAGATCAAAAGCTAAAACAACCAGCATGATGACACTGAGAAGGAAAATTTATCCTAGTTCATCGTTTAATTACCTTAGTAACAGGTCTAGGTGTAACAGCTTTTGGTGTCTCTAGTTTTTTATGTCTACTTGGGTCCTGTAGTAATAGGGacaattacacataaccaagaAATATACACATAAAGAATCGTTCCCCTACGACAATGCATACTGATCAGAAATCAAAATTACATACCGCAAACATTACAGTActtttggttttcctttttttgtaatTGTTCTTCCATTTGCTGTTTCGACTTCATATTCATGATGAGTGACCTGCTTAAGCAAGGAAAGGAGGTTAGACAAACGGGCACAAAGAGTTGGGCTGAATTTTCTACGAACACAGAGAGCTGATCAATGATATTCAGAAGCATGAACTTAATTTTCCATGTCTTTCTTGAGATATAGattaaattgacaaaaaaagaaaaaaagggagagcGAGGCATAGGAAAACTGATACGGGTCATGGATTTCTCTTTCATTGTAAAAATATAGACTGGCaggctttcctttttttttttttattagtgcTCACTTGGTTGGGTTGGTTATAAGAATCGGACCTTTTCTTGGTCAGTGAAGGTGAGTTTGTCGGAAGCGTCGGAAAGGGAGGCATCGAGGGACTGAAGCTGGGACTGAAGGTCGGCGATGATGGCGTCAAAACATACGAATTtcaggcaaaaaaaaaaaaagaagaaagaaggaaacttGTAGCAAGGACTGAAGCTGACTGGACAGGAAGAAGAGACGAAGAAAGCTTACAACGAAGGAAGAGGAAGAGATCCAAACGAATGGAAGAAGATCCGGACAGCTGCAACCAACAGCGAAGATGGCACCTCCTTGGGCGGAAAGAAGACAGTGGCTGAGCAAAAAAACAGAAAGCTGCATGTCACCGgacaagggaaaaaaataggaaCGCCAGGGGAAAAAAATGAACAGAGGAAACTTGAAGAAAGGATCGGACCTCACtggaaaggaaaataaaagaaaaagaagagagctTACAACAAAAGAGAAGGAGAGGCAAACGAACGGCACAAGATCTGTACCGATGCAGCCGACAGCGAAGGTGGCAGCTCCTTGGGCGGTAAGAAGGCTATGGGCTTGGGAGAACCAAATACCAGAGCTCAACAAAATGTTGCAGCAGGCTCCAGAGCATGCGGGTAAGTGGCAGAGCAATTGGGCGGTAAGAAGGCTATGGGCTTGGGAGAACCAAATACCAGAGCTCAACAAAATGTTGCAGCAGGCTCCAGAGCATGCGGGTAAGTGGCAGAGCAACATTGTGGGGAGAAGTAAATGCAGTTGGAGAGAGAAGGGAGCGGGAAGAAAGCAAATGCAGCAGACGCACAGAAAGAAGGACGGACGGGCACATGGGACACTGGCAGGCGAAGCCAGATGGGAAGCTGACGCGCAATGCGCGAACAACATGATGTTTCCAATACACATGCCGGGCACGTGAGAGGACGACGAAAGTTTTGGCTGAATGCTGGTGGGACGTTATCTACTTATGTTGATAAGAGGGCTGCACTTGCCAAGATTATTAGAATCATCAGAAGGATTGTGATCCAAGGCCTTTTGAACCTTCCCCTAGTCCCCAATAACATGTCTTTCAAGCTTGAAACTTTTGCAGTATAAGCTTCATATGTTGAGTGAACAGAAGCTGCAAGCGAAAAGGTCAACAAGAGGCTCGAGAAGAACAATGCAACCAGTTCATAAGTGAAAAAATATCGAACATGTTTGATAATGCCTTTGTATAAGATCGGATCAGCTTTGCTAATTCTTACATCTGTGGGTACAAGCTTGGATTTGGCCACCATATCTGTTAATACAGGCGCCAGAAGTATATTATCAGCAAATCCCAACAGGGAGTAATAGGAGAACATGACAAATGTGATGAACAGAGCAAGCCTCCCATTTTTAATGGTAATCTTGAAGGAATCCCTCAAAATTCCTAGGATGCCCGAGGAAGGTTGCACTTCTCTCTTGATAAAGGAGGCTAGAGTTTTTAGGTTCTCCATATCTGATTTTTCATGGGAATGCCTTGGTGACATGTAAAGCATTTATAGTCGTACTCTTTGGTTTGTGTTTTGTAATGTTTGTCTCCGAGTAGGCGTTTGATCATTTCCAAGAGAAATTCTGTCTGTCTTACTGATAATTCGAAGCAGCAAAATATCAGATTAATGGTAAAAAttgatttaaaaattttacGTGTTAGTTTGATGGGTTATCCAATGCCAAAAGCTACTTGTCAAGCAATAATGATAATAAATACATGTCAAGGAGCATAACGAAAGAAGCTAAAAACAAAAGGAAGTTGGCAGAAAAATACTATCTAAAAAAATAATCCACGTTTTAGCTGTAAAAGATATTTTAATTTACTCTTTTTACATGAGATTCATTAAATTAAAATAGAGTTGCTCTTtcaaagtaaagaaagtgaaagCATTAAAACCTTTTTCCATAGTTCGTAAGGAATGAGTTCCTGTGTTTTCATTCTTCCATCAAGTAGAAGCAACTCTTCTGGTTCTAGCCTTCTGGAATTGTCCATccaatttatttcttaaaaattttagCGCTCCTTAAATGTTGTCTTCAgcaattttcctcttcttttttttgtttacctTTCTTGTTTTGGGGTGAATTTATTAGTTTCTCGGGAAAATGAGTTACGAGGGATATGCTTAAGTACCTAAACTGGCTTTTGCATCAAGAAATTGCACACGTCTACAGTTCTTAGACTTACCTGATGCAGCTATTTgagttattttcaattttacaGCTATTCCCCAAAGGTACATGTTATGCTAGTAGAGTCTATCCACAGTTgtcagaaaaatgcaaaaaatgcGAGAAGTAGAACACTGAATGAATTTACTCACAGAAACAAAATACAACATTTGACACTAAAGAAACTCGAAGGCTAGAGTTTATCCAGAGTAAGTTGtctgaaaaatgcaaaaatttaatGCGAGAGGTAAAATACTGAATGAATTTACTCACTGAAACAAAATACAACATTTGACGCTCAAGAAACTTGAGGTCCTAACTCCTAACTCTGTGGTAATATATTGACGAATTGTGGTACAGTTGATACTTTACTGTAGCCGAAGGTCCCATGCATTTCAAGTTCTTCACCATGGTATTTTTTACAGTGGAAGTGCAGCACAGTGCATGTCATGACCAACTGGAACATCATTTGTAAACAAGACCAGTTCAACACAAGAAGCCAAAAAACTGTCATGTGATTATTCAACCATTTTTCACCTATTGTGCTCCTGAATCCTTGAAATAGTGTCAAAGAGACCAGACTGAACCccaaatttaaaatgaaacCACATGTAGCTTTTGTCCTTTGACCAGTTCCTCAGCTTTCTCTAAGCCTAAGGCCTTGATTCCATGAcaattttcttcaatcacagAAATAATCACCAAGGCCATAAGCCATACAACCGATAACTTGAGACTAAAGATGCAGGCAACCCCACCAAGAAAGATTGCAAGTGGGAGGATAAAAGTCCCAGAAAACAATTTAACATCGGACTAGCAAGAGCTGAAACAAGGAAAAAATATCCCATTGCAAATAGTGCTGTAAAAAATCCTGTGACAAATGGCCGTTTCCATGTCCTTCCAATCTGAAGCCACAATTCCTTCATAGAGAAGGTCTTGCCACTGTACAGTTATTTGTCGCTGATAGAATAACAATTGCAGTTTCAAGGAAAACTCTGATGATAAATGTAGAAAGAACAAAAAATAAACGTTGACAAGCATGATTAGCCGAAAATTTTCCATGATACCAGCAAAGATGTTGGAGCTGCTAGAGGAAAATGAGGATTGCCTGGCAAGCATATCATCTGACAAAAATAGAGAAGAGAATCTGTAGatcaagaaagaagaagagaagagtATCAGGGAAAGTGTGGTGATCAACGCAACAAGCTTCCCATTTTTAGGAAGAAGTTTGATGGACTCCTCCAGAATATCAGCAACAGAACTAAGAACCTCGAGAAATCCATCGCCTCCCTGGATATATTTTGTTGTTTGATTGTCTCTTGTACAAATTTTATTGCGTTGGGGTTGGGGGTGGGGAGGAAGTACCTGCTTAACAAAAAAGCAGTTTACGAGGCAATGAGCAGGAATCTCTCTGCATATCTCAACTTCtgatttatataataaaaacaaaattaagtACAAATGTACGAAGAACGCTAAATGCCTAAATTACAAGGAAAATTACAACAACAGTTGATGGAAACTTCATTGCAGCCTTGCAAGTCTGAATTATGGCATATCATCAGCAAGTGGCATAGAAGATATTTCAGCATACTCTTCTGCTGCTAGAAGATCAACGGTCTCTTCACCATGGTTCTTTTTACACTCAAAATAGAGGACTGTGAACACCACAACATTCAACAACCTTAATAAACACGAGAAATTCACCAGAAACAACCAAAAAAATGTCTCATTTACCAACCATTTGTGTCCTCTAATAACCCTGAACCCTTGAAATAGAATCACAGATAGCACGGCAAATATCGTATTCAAAATGTAACCCAGAATCGATTTTCCCTGGATGAGTTCTGTTGCTTTTTTCACTGCCTTAATCCCGTAACAATTTTCTTCCATCACTGAGATCACTATGCTCAAAGCCCAGAAGACCGATGTGTGTAAATAAACGATATTGTAGAAAACAATGCACGCTAAGTAAAAGGTAAAGAAGGCAACAGACCCAAAATACAAACTTCCAGGGCGAGCCAAAGCAAAAAGACAGTAAATGTAGCCCACATCAAGAACCATGGTACCGTAAAATCCGACTATCAACGCCCTTTTCCAGGATCTCAGTACAAGTAAAATAAAGTCCTTGGTGCTTAATGTCCTTTCAGTGTATGAAATGGCAGACACCAGAATGGTTGAAATTATGGAGAAGAGGGAGATGATACAGTAGGCAAGAATCAAAGTAGCACCAACAACTTGCCAGAGGCCGAAATCTTCTTTGAGACGGGCGAGTATGGTCAAGAAATCAGCTCTATTGGTGCTGGTTAAAGGTATGAAAGACTGCCTCATGAGCATGTCGCTTAACATTGATTTGCAGGAGAAATTGAAAACCAAGAAGAAGAGGGAGGAGAAAAGAAGAGCAGGTGTAATGGTTAATGCTATGAGCTTCCCATTTTTGGGGAGAAGTTTGATTGAGTCTTGCAAAACCACCGCAGCAGAAACAAAAGGCTCTAAAACTTTCATTGCTAGCTCTCTTGAAGGTTTCAAGTTTTTTTGGGCAACTTGTAATTTGCTTTTTCTGTAAAAGTTGCACCAGATAGATGAGATATGTGAATTAAGTTGAACAGGTCCCCACGCCATGGACGCTTGAGAGTTGGCACATGGCTTGATCCTGGAAAGGGGGTTGAAGGGCCAGCACTCGCTTTCGTAATAAAAGTCCATGATACGAATTAAGAGAGCCTAGTCACGATAAAGAATCGAAGAATAGTAATCAGAATAAAAA is part of the Coffea eugenioides isolate CCC68of chromosome 6, Ceug_1.0, whole genome shotgun sequence genome and encodes:
- the LOC113775776 gene encoding uncharacterized protein LOC113775776, with translation MLYMSPRHSHEKSDMENLKTLASFIKREVQPSSGILGILRDSFKITIKNGRLALFITFVMFSYYSLLGFADNILLAPVLTDMVAKSKLVPTDVRISKADPILYKGIIKHVRYFFTYELVALFFSSLLLTFSLAASVHSTYEAYTAKVSSLKDMLLGTRGRFKRPWITILLMILIILASAALLFILIGVTGVMTEGPLLTVLDWTLLIFGVCYCIYISALWMLSLVASVMEENLSGLKAIDKASELMKGKRLQGCVLMTLLMFASGAIYLTFFILPANQVKLVGLTMKIAKICSFCLMKLSLFVVFTLFYHECKKRQPVEENLYAPVSAIDQF
- the LOC113773611 gene encoding uncharacterized protein LOC113773611; this translates as MAWGPVQLNSHISSIWCNFYRKSKLQVAQKNLKPSRELAMKVLEPFVSAAVVLQDSIKLLPKNGKLIALTITPALLFSSLFFLVFNFSCKSMLSDMLMRQSFIPLTSTNRADFLTILARLKEDFGLWQVVGATLILAYCIISLFSIISTILVSAISYTERTLSTKDFILLVLRSWKRALIVGFYGTMVLDVGYIYCLFALARPGSLYFGSVAFFTFYLACIVFYNIVYLHTSVFWALSIVISVMEENCYGIKAVKKATELIQGKSILGYILNTIFAVLSVILFQGFRVIRGHKWLVNETFFWLFLVNFSCLLRLLNVVVFTVLYFECKKNHGEETVDLLAAEEYAEISSMPLADDMP